A window of Bdellovibrionota bacterium genomic DNA:
AAAGAAGGCGTCGCCCAATTCCATATGCGCGCGGGCCTCCCGGGGGTGGGCTTGAGTGATTTTTTGAAGAAGCGTGATGGCGGACCCGACCCGGCGATCCAACATGTACGCTTGGGCCAAGCGGTACTGAATATCCGCGTCTCCCGGGCGGAGTCGAGCCGCGTTCTCAAGGTGCCTGATCGCTTCGGTGCGCTGTTCCCTTTCTTCGAGGAGCAAAATGCCGAGGTAGAGGTTGGCTTCGTAGTTCTCGGCGTTGAGGTTGTAAGCCTTGCGAAGTTTCTGAATCGCCTCGCCCGGCTGGCGGCTCAAGAAATAGGCGTATCCCAAACGGGAATAAATGCCGTCGTTCTCTGGCGCCAGAATGAGAGCTTTGGTCAAGGTCGTGATCGCCAATTCGAGTTCGCCGCTCGTAATAAAGAGTTCGGCTTCACGCTGCATGGCCTGAACCGACGGTGCCAACTGGCCGGCGCGTGCGTAGTACCGCTGGGCGCTCTGAAGTTTGGCCGCCCGTTGAGCCAGCTCTCCGGCGGTTTGATACGCTTCCGCCGCATCTTTCGTCTGGCGCCGGGCGGCGTAAAGGGAGCCCAACGACTCGTAGATTTCCGGTTCCGTCGCCCCGAGGTTTTTTGCCTGTTCATACGTGGCCAGCGCCTCGGCGCTATTACCCATCTCCTGATACGCGCGGGCCAAGCCGACGATCGCCGCCGCGTTCTTCGGATCGACCGTGGCCGCCTGTTTGTAGAACTGAACCGATTCGCCTGCTCTTCCCGTTTGCAGCAACAGGTCCGCTTTTCCCACCAATGCGGAAACCTCGGCAGGATTCTTCTTGAGAACTTCGTCAAAAAGGGCCATCGACTGGCTTGCGTCGCCCATAAAGGCGAGCGCCCGCCCTTTTTCGCTGGCGTTGGTCAGACGTTGGACCAGTGCGGGGGCCGACCGTTCAAGTTGAAACTGGGGCGCCCGAAACTGCCGGTCCAGCGCGCGCGCCTTGGCAAATCCTTCGATCGCCCCCAGAGAGTTCTTGTCACGAATGGCGGATTCAGCCTCGCCGAGTGCAACGACGGCTCCCATATCCTTGGTATGAACTTTGGTGATGGCCGCGCGCTGAACTTCTGTGATCGGAATTCGTAGAAGCTCCAACGCGGAGGCGAGCAATCGGTCCTGGACGACCTTGATTTCACCGTAGCTTCCGGCCACGTCGCGGCTTCCCAGGTTGTAGCCGGTTTGAACGTCGTAGGCTCGAAGGGTTACGGTGAAACGAGGCGAACCCTCGACAAAATAAGCGATGAGAACGACATCCGCCGCAATTCGAGATGCCAGGTTCGGAAGGTTGGACGCTGTTAATTGATTTTCGGGAATATCGAGCTCTTGAATCTCAAATTGACCGGTTTGACCGAGATCGCTTGTCAAGACCTGGCGAAGACCGCCCATGGCGAGAGGGTAACGAGCGTCGCCGCGAATCGGCGCGACCGCGACACGCAATGCCGCTTCCGCCGAAGAAACGGCAAAAAGTGAAAGGGCGCTCCAGCCCAGAACAAGCATCCATCTAGCGCTTTGCATGATTCTTCTTCGCCTATTCAACCGGCCATCATAATAGTATCGGGGTTGCGGGAAAGAGAAAGGTTCGCCACCAGGCCGCCCGCGGGTACGATATCCGGCGTGAACCGGCGAAACGACCAAGGTCCGCACGTCCGGCTTACGGCGCATTCCACCAGCAGTGGTTGAGCCGCTAAGTTGGGTCCGGTGGACCTGCACGACATTGTCGGCCGACTAGGCCAGCGAAAAGATCCGCGGCTTCTCGTAGGTCTGGAAACCTCCGACGACGCCGCCGTCTACCTATTGAATGACGACCTGGCTCTTGTGCAAACGGCGGATTTCATTACGCCGATCGTGGACGATCCGTTTCTCTTCGGCCAAATCGCCGCGGCTAATGCGTTGAGCGATATCTATGCAATGGGGGGGAAGCCGATCACGGCCTTAAATCTTTGCTGCTTTCCGCAGCAGGAGCTGGCGAAGGAGACTTTATCGGCGATTTTGGAGGGAGGACTCTCTAAGGTCGCGGAAGCGGGTGCGCTGGTGGTGGGAGGCCACACGGTTCGGGACAAAGAACTGAAATTCGGCCTCGCGGCCACAGGGGTCATTCATCCCAAAAACATTAAATCAAATCGGGGCGCTAAGCCGGGAGACGCGATTGTCCTCACAAAGCCGATCGGCACGGGCATCCTTTCGACGGCGCTAAAAAAGGAAAAGATCACGGAAACGGAGTTGAAGCCGGCCATCTCCGCCATGGCCGCGCTGAATCAAGAGGCGGCCGAAATCATGGTGCAGTTGAACGCCGGCGCCGCGACCGACATCACGGGGTTCGGCCTCGCCGTTCATCTCCTGAACGTAGCGAAATGGAGCGGTGTGGCTTCGGAAGTGCGGTTAAGCGAGGTTCCCTTGTTCGATCGAGTGAGGGAACTTTCCACCGAGGGAATAAAAACCGGAATCACGTTTGCGAACGAGCAGGCGGCTTTCGGGATGATTTCTTTTGATGAAAAAATCTCCCGCGAAGATCAGCTCCTCGTTTTCGATCCCCAGACTTCGGGAGGCTTGGCGATCTTTATCAATGAAAAGTTGGTGGC
This region includes:
- the selD gene encoding selenide, water dikinase SelD; amino-acid sequence: MNRRNDQGPHVRLTAHSTSSGUAAKLGPVDLHDIVGRLGQRKDPRLLVGLETSDDAAVYLLNDDLALVQTADFITPIVDDPFLFGQIAAANALSDIYAMGGKPITALNLCCFPQQELAKETLSAILEGGLSKVAEAGALVVGGHTVRDKELKFGLAATGVIHPKNIKSNRGAKPGDAIVLTKPIGTGILSTALKKEKITETELKPAISAMAALNQEAAEIMVQLNAGAATDITGFGLAVHLLNVAKWSGVASEVRLSEVPLFDRVRELSTEGIKTGITFANEQAAFGMISFDEKISREDQLLVFDPQTSGGLAIFINEKLVASLLKRLGDRGVLARRIGGVSDGDPFLRVVA